The proteins below are encoded in one region of Reichenbachiella sp. 5M10:
- a CDS encoding amidohydrolase has protein sequence MKISNLLLILVFVGSIASCVDRHPKADMVIFNAQIYTLSAKEPKAEAVAVSDGKIVYVGNNLNANNWVGDSTQIIDIEGKVLIPGFVDGHAHLMGIGYNLIELDLSQTTSYAEVIEKVQTRIASAKNGEWIIGRGWHQDKWDTIPNPIAGFPTHDSLSAISPNNPVILSHVSGHLSLVNEKALKLAQITHKTEDPTGGQIIRDEAGKATGILNETAVDLVTSIMPIKTDEEKIEALNIALEECLKNGITAVHDAGVDQSIISLYESFLSNQMLHIRIYAMLDGSNETLIKHWFSQGPKVDNDFLTIRSIKLYADGALGSRGALLLEEYADAPGEMGKKLTSSDYIVRITQEAFEKGFQVATHCIGDKANRETLDIYEIILKSDTTKANPRFRIEHAQHISQDDIPRFGRLGVIPSVQAIHMSSDRPWAIDRLGEARIKEGAYVWRKLIDSGATLVNGTDAPVEPVNPIANFYASVTRKTLDGSPADGYEPEQKMTRQEALRSLTINNAYGAFREDKKGSIEIGKLADFTILSQDIMTIAEDQILSTQIEYTIVHGQIKYKK, from the coding sequence ATGAAAATTTCGAATTTACTATTGATCCTTGTATTCGTGGGGTCGATAGCATCCTGTGTGGACCGACATCCCAAAGCGGACATGGTCATCTTCAATGCTCAGATATACACTTTGAGTGCCAAGGAGCCCAAAGCAGAAGCCGTCGCAGTATCAGACGGCAAGATCGTCTACGTCGGCAACAACCTCAACGCCAATAACTGGGTGGGAGACAGTACCCAAATCATCGATATCGAAGGCAAAGTCCTCATCCCTGGATTTGTAGATGGACACGCCCACCTCATGGGAATAGGCTACAACCTCATTGAACTGGACTTGTCACAGACTACCAGCTATGCTGAAGTCATAGAAAAAGTACAAACTCGTATCGCTTCTGCTAAAAATGGAGAATGGATCATCGGCCGTGGCTGGCATCAAGACAAATGGGACACCATACCCAATCCTATCGCTGGATTTCCTACACATGACTCCCTCTCTGCCATCTCCCCCAACAACCCCGTCATCCTCTCCCATGTCAGTGGTCACCTCTCGTTGGTCAATGAAAAAGCACTCAAACTAGCTCAAATCACCCACAAGACAGAAGACCCTACAGGTGGCCAAATCATACGAGACGAAGCAGGCAAAGCCACAGGCATACTCAATGAAACTGCCGTTGACCTAGTCACGAGCATCATGCCTATCAAAACCGACGAAGAAAAAATCGAAGCACTCAACATAGCACTAGAAGAGTGCCTCAAAAATGGCATCACTGCAGTCCATGATGCAGGGGTAGACCAGTCCATCATCTCCCTCTACGAATCCTTTCTATCCAACCAAATGCTCCATATCAGAATCTATGCGATGCTGGACGGTAGCAACGAAACTTTGATCAAACACTGGTTTAGTCAAGGACCAAAAGTGGACAATGATTTCTTGACCATTCGAAGCATAAAACTCTATGCAGATGGTGCCCTCGGGTCGAGGGGAGCACTCCTTCTAGAAGAATATGCCGATGCTCCTGGCGAAATGGGTAAAAAGCTAACCTCCTCAGATTACATCGTACGCATCACCCAAGAAGCATTCGAAAAAGGCTTTCAGGTAGCCACACACTGCATTGGTGACAAAGCCAACAGAGAAACACTCGACATCTACGAAATCATCCTCAAATCCGACACGACCAAAGCTAACCCAAGGTTCAGGATCGAACACGCACAGCACATCTCCCAGGACGATATCCCTAGATTTGGAAGATTAGGCGTCATTCCGTCTGTGCAAGCCATACACATGTCATCCGATCGTCCATGGGCCATAGACCGCCTCGGTGAGGCTCGCATCAAAGAAGGAGCCTATGTCTGGAGAAAACTCATCGACAGTGGTGCCACGCTCGTCAATGGGACAGATGCTCCGGTAGAGCCTGTCAACCCGATTGCTAATTTCTATGCATCAGTCACCCGAAAAACCCTTGATGGATCACCTGCAGATGGCTATGAACCAGAACAAAAAATGACTCGGCAGGAGGCCCTACGCTCCCTCACCATCAACAACGCCTACGGAGCATTCAGAGAAGATAAAAAAGGAAGCATTGAAATCGGCAAGCTGGCGGATTTCACCATCTTGTCACAAGACATCATGACCATAGCTGAGGATCAAATACTATCCACACAGATAGAATACACGATAGTCCATGGCCAAATCAAGTACAAGAAATGA
- a CDS encoding cob(I)yrinic acid a,c-diamide adenosyltransferase — translation MKVYTKTGDQGKTSLLGGTRMLKSDLRIEAYGTVDELNSYLGLLRDQEVNVGLRSELIEVQNYLFVIGADLATDPSKTKVKKPPVTNVAVRELEVAIDRMDEELPPMKFFVLPGGHPSVSFGHVARTVCRRAERRVIALAQEEEVSEEVVIYLNRLSDYLFVLCRWMGLKLEIDEVPWVPR, via the coding sequence ATGAAAGTTTATACGAAAACAGGTGACCAAGGTAAAACGAGTTTGCTAGGAGGGACCAGGATGTTGAAATCGGATCTTCGAATCGAAGCATACGGTACCGTGGATGAGTTGAATAGCTACCTGGGTCTATTGAGGGATCAGGAGGTTAATGTTGGTTTGCGATCCGAGTTGATCGAGGTACAAAATTATTTGTTCGTCATCGGAGCAGATCTCGCTACGGACCCGTCCAAAACGAAGGTCAAAAAGCCACCTGTGACGAATGTCGCCGTGAGAGAGCTTGAGGTGGCGATTGACCGTATGGACGAGGAACTGCCTCCTATGAAGTTCTTTGTGTTGCCAGGAGGACATCCGTCGGTTTCATTTGGTCATGTAGCCCGGACAGTGTGCCGGCGTGCTGAGCGGAGGGTGATCGCTTTGGCCCAAGAGGAGGAGGTATCGGAGGAGGTGGTCATCTATCTCAATCGATTGTCAGATTATCTTTTCGTGCTGTGTCGATGGATGGGACTCAAACTGGAAATAGACGAAGTGCCTTGGGTGCCCAGGTAG
- a CDS encoding branched-chain amino acid aminotransferase — translation MSSSTIDFDVKQVAKSKIDTVDFDSIEFGKVYSDHMFVAEYDEGEWKNFRIEPYADLSISPANATLHYAQSVFEGLKAYKNDEGEVVVFRPEANAKRMIVSAERMCIPPIPEDLFMEVLTELIKLDAQWIPTKPNTSLYIRPVVFANDPYVGIRPSHTYKFLMFTGPVGAYYSEPVNVKIETHYTRAVAGGVGFAKTAGNYAASLYPALQAQKEGYHQLIWTDGQTHEFIEEAGTMNLLFFIDDTLITAPAGDSILDGITKDSVLTLARDWGMKVEERRLSVTELKEAFAAGKVQEAFGAGTAATISKIKMIGYEGIEYQLPSETPLADKLLGALDDIKMGRVEDTHDWVYKIV, via the coding sequence ATGAGTAGCAGTACGATCGATTTTGACGTCAAACAAGTAGCGAAATCCAAAATTGACACCGTTGATTTTGATAGCATTGAATTTGGCAAAGTGTATTCGGATCACATGTTTGTGGCAGAGTACGATGAAGGGGAATGGAAGAATTTTAGAATCGAACCGTATGCGGATTTATCGATTAGTCCGGCCAATGCTACTTTGCACTATGCTCAGTCTGTTTTTGAAGGACTCAAAGCTTACAAAAACGATGAAGGTGAAGTAGTGGTATTTCGACCTGAGGCCAATGCCAAGCGGATGATTGTGAGTGCCGAGAGAATGTGTATTCCTCCGATTCCCGAGGATCTGTTTATGGAGGTGCTGACCGAGTTGATCAAGTTGGATGCACAGTGGATACCTACCAAGCCCAACACGTCGCTGTACATTAGACCAGTGGTATTTGCCAATGATCCTTATGTAGGGATTCGCCCTTCGCACACCTACAAGTTTTTGATGTTTACAGGGCCTGTAGGAGCATACTACTCTGAGCCGGTCAATGTTAAGATCGAAACACATTACACCCGAGCGGTAGCTGGGGGAGTTGGTTTTGCTAAGACTGCAGGAAACTATGCTGCTTCGTTGTACCCTGCTCTGCAAGCACAGAAAGAAGGGTATCACCAGCTGATATGGACGGACGGTCAGACGCATGAGTTTATCGAAGAAGCAGGTACGATGAATCTACTGTTTTTCATAGATGATACGCTGATTACTGCGCCAGCAGGAGATAGCATCTTGGATGGTATCACTAAAGATAGTGTGTTGACACTTGCGAGAGATTGGGGAATGAAAGTAGAGGAGCGTAGGTTAAGTGTCACCGAACTCAAGGAGGCATTTGCAGCGGGCAAGGTGCAAGAAGCGTTTGGAGCGGGCACAGCAGCGACGATCTCCAAGATCAAAATGATCGGGTATGAGGGCATAGAGTACCAGCTGCCATCGGAGACACCGCTAGCGGACAAACTACTAGGAGCACTTGACGATATCAAAATGGGTCGAGTCGAGGATACTCACGACTGGGTTTACAAAATTGTATAA
- a CDS encoding sensor histidine kinase — MQRLFLLAVFIFSAGGSSYGNHNYDSLFQVIDSQPTWEAKLPLYDTLDVWIYPEKLDLYQQCLSRAIQNTKAEQQYDFATKYAIRLAKTYYSEVFIPDSAFAILSRALSWDDRLSPSSKGSLFIQRGHAYSYINEYDSSLREYNNAAHVYETLNDSTQREFGEAYLYSAARHMQKGDFIKSGELLENARAIFAHNYDTASLIKTINETAILYGMNGFAEKAIEQRKKLIQLSNANTEIGVILVNYINYATEARKLNNDSLGIRLLKKAISLGGPKPDLRYSAYSKLTVAYTKINRCDSANHYFQRMQAERDKFKGSKWLDELYLWAQVYSLYCQNRYDETIVLSKQLIDQCRTQNKYEEVMEMENLTYKCYLAKGDFENAHTHLQSSIHIKDSILSASKSNALVYMETLYEKEHRERQISDQENEIKVLATANLFKTRLSWAIGIGLLLFFAGIYFYRSSRFAIQAKKMEALYSRQLIVAHEDERKRISQDLHDSVGQSLILIKNKVALNQDENTTNMVSKALEEVRSISKALHPAVLENLGLTAAIQKLVSDADEYSDIFFSEEIDTIDGLFDEAKELQIYRIIQECLNNVLKHSMTESASIVVKNEPRRISIQVKDYGVGFDLTEDSRVVTSLGMKTLKERTQLLGGKLMIESIKGKGTSVTLHISKRTENA; from the coding sequence ATGCAGCGATTATTCCTTTTAGCAGTTTTTATATTCTCAGCAGGTGGTTCGTCCTATGGCAATCACAACTACGATTCACTTTTTCAGGTCATTGATAGTCAACCTACTTGGGAGGCTAAACTTCCCTTGTATGACACCTTGGACGTATGGATATACCCCGAAAAGCTGGATTTATACCAACAGTGTCTTTCTCGAGCTATCCAGAACACTAAAGCAGAACAACAGTACGATTTTGCTACCAAGTACGCCATCCGTTTAGCTAAGACTTATTATTCAGAAGTATTCATCCCTGATTCTGCTTTTGCTATCCTCAGTAGAGCACTTAGCTGGGATGACCGGTTGTCTCCATCCTCCAAAGGATCGCTATTCATACAGCGGGGGCATGCCTATTCATATATAAACGAATATGACAGTTCATTACGTGAGTACAACAATGCCGCTCATGTTTATGAAACACTCAATGATTCAACTCAGAGGGAATTTGGAGAGGCCTACCTATATTCGGCAGCCAGACACATGCAAAAGGGCGATTTTATAAAATCAGGTGAATTGTTAGAAAATGCCCGTGCGATATTTGCCCACAACTATGATACTGCTAGCCTGATCAAAACGATCAATGAGACGGCTATCCTCTACGGGATGAACGGGTTTGCTGAAAAAGCGATCGAGCAGCGAAAAAAACTCATTCAGTTGAGCAATGCGAATACCGAAATAGGAGTGATTCTGGTGAACTATATAAACTACGCCACTGAAGCCCGCAAATTGAATAATGACAGTCTAGGGATTCGTTTATTGAAAAAAGCAATCTCACTTGGTGGTCCAAAGCCAGACCTAAGGTATTCAGCTTACAGCAAACTCACGGTTGCATATACCAAAATCAACCGCTGTGATTCTGCGAACCACTATTTTCAGCGCATGCAAGCCGAACGAGACAAGTTTAAGGGATCCAAATGGCTGGATGAGCTTTATTTATGGGCACAGGTCTATTCCCTTTACTGTCAAAACAGATACGATGAAACGATTGTATTGTCCAAACAATTGATCGATCAGTGCCGAACACAAAACAAGTACGAAGAGGTCATGGAAATGGAGAATTTGACCTATAAATGCTATTTGGCAAAAGGGGATTTCGAAAATGCTCATACACACCTACAGTCTTCCATTCATATCAAAGACTCCATACTCAGCGCCAGCAAATCCAATGCACTGGTCTATATGGAGACATTGTATGAGAAAGAGCACAGGGAGAGACAGATATCTGATCAAGAAAATGAAATTAAGGTTCTCGCAACAGCCAATTTATTCAAAACCCGACTGAGCTGGGCTATCGGGATTGGTTTGCTCTTATTCTTTGCGGGAATTTATTTCTATCGCTCATCAAGGTTTGCCATTCAAGCCAAAAAAATGGAAGCCCTCTATTCGCGGCAATTGATCGTAGCACACGAGGATGAAAGAAAACGGATCTCCCAAGACCTGCACGATTCAGTCGGCCAAAGTCTTATTTTGATCAAAAATAAGGTAGCCTTGAATCAAGATGAAAACACCACCAATATGGTATCCAAAGCACTAGAGGAAGTGAGATCAATCTCCAAGGCACTGCATCCAGCTGTATTAGAAAACTTGGGTCTTACAGCTGCCATCCAAAAATTGGTAAGTGACGCAGATGAATACTCCGACATTTTCTTTTCCGAAGAGATTGACACCATAGATGGTTTATTTGACGAAGCAAAGGAATTACAAATTTACAGGATCATTCAGGAGTGTTTGAATAACGTACTGAAGCATTCGATGACAGAGTCTGCGTCAATAGTCGTAAAGAACGAACCGAGACGTATATCGATCCAAGTGAAAGATTATGGCGTGGGTTTTGACTTGACTGAAGACTCCAGAGTGGTGACTAGCTTAGGAATGAAAACGCTCAAAGAACGAACACAACTTCTCGGTGGCAAATTGATGATAGAATCCATCAAGGGAAAAGGAACTAGTGTCACACTCCATATTTCAAAACGAACAGAAAATGCTTGA
- a CDS encoding metallophosphoesterase, producing the protein MNRIVLLFLFFMAFVSLDYYVFQAVRVLIQGQQTWWRLTVIVLYWSFTLLSILGLLVWGRLDTFELAIYRNFIATGIVMNVVAKVLAGLVVFYDDLIRFGKYVYRGLVSNGAVTQAAEGISRSEFLAKSAVIAGAIPVAMMSYGILSGAYDYRVRRRTIRMANLPRAFDGIKIAQLSDIHSGSFYNKTAVQGGVDLMMKEKPDLFLFTGDLVNNEAREVKEYMDIFSKVKAPLGQYSVLGNHDYGDYKQWSSQQAKQKNLEDLVQSNKNMGWDILRNEHRYVEVEGERLALLGVENWGMRGFAKYGDLSRTHQHVEADIKVLLSHDPSHWDAQVRPQFSDIDLTLSGHTHGFQFGVEIGNFRWSPSQYMYKQWADLYHEGGQYLYVNRGFGFLGYPGRIGILPEITILELKRG; encoded by the coding sequence ATGAATAGAATCGTATTGCTCTTTTTGTTTTTCATGGCCTTCGTGTCATTGGACTATTATGTGTTTCAAGCTGTTCGTGTTTTGATTCAAGGACAACAGACTTGGTGGAGGTTGACAGTGATCGTTTTGTACTGGTCCTTCACATTGCTTTCTATTTTGGGTTTGTTGGTATGGGGGAGACTAGATACGTTTGAATTGGCCATCTATCGCAATTTTATAGCGACGGGTATTGTGATGAATGTCGTAGCAAAGGTGCTTGCGGGTTTGGTGGTGTTTTATGATGACCTCATTCGCTTTGGAAAGTATGTTTATCGGGGATTGGTGAGCAATGGGGCCGTCACCCAGGCCGCCGAGGGTATATCTCGTTCAGAATTTTTGGCCAAATCAGCTGTCATCGCTGGGGCGATTCCTGTAGCGATGATGAGCTATGGTATCCTGTCAGGGGCCTATGACTACCGTGTCAGGAGACGTACCATACGTATGGCCAACCTGCCTCGTGCATTTGATGGGATCAAAATTGCCCAATTGTCAGACATACATAGTGGGAGTTTCTACAACAAGACTGCAGTACAGGGAGGTGTGGATCTTATGATGAAGGAGAAACCAGATTTATTCTTGTTTACCGGTGACCTGGTCAACAATGAGGCCAGGGAGGTGAAAGAGTATATGGATATTTTCTCGAAAGTGAAGGCACCTTTGGGACAGTATTCGGTATTGGGCAATCACGATTATGGTGATTACAAGCAGTGGTCATCGCAGCAAGCGAAGCAAAAGAATCTTGAAGACTTGGTGCAGTCAAACAAAAATATGGGGTGGGATATCCTACGCAACGAACATCGGTATGTGGAAGTCGAAGGAGAGCGGTTGGCATTGTTGGGGGTAGAAAATTGGGGAATGAGAGGTTTTGCGAAATACGGGGATTTGAGTCGTACTCATCAACATGTGGAAGCGGATATTAAGGTTCTACTCTCACACGATCCGAGTCATTGGGATGCTCAGGTACGGCCTCAATTTTCGGACATTGACTTGACCCTGTCTGGACATACTCATGGGTTTCAGTTTGGGGTTGAGATCGGTAATTTTCGATGGAGTCCATCACAATATATGTACAAGCAGTGGGCTGACCTGTACCACGAGGGAGGGCAGTATTTGTATGTCAACCGCGGGTTTGGTTTTTTGGGCTATCCAGGTAGGATAGGTATTCTACCAGAGATCACTATCTTGGAACTCAAGAGGGGGTGA
- the aroB gene encoding 3-dehydroquinate synthase, with protein sequence MKNHNTEVTTDIQKSLSTFLANKQYSKIAILVDENTEEHCLPKLIDCLPDHYLITIRSGEENKNLSTCEDIWMALTEAGFDRKGLMINLGGGVIGDMGGFVASTYKRGFEFLNIPTTLLSQVDASVGGKLGIDFHGFKNHIGIFNEPQNVLIYTGFYQTLPQEEIRSGFGEVIKHGLIYDAAYWEQVKTINPYDQDWTDIVAHSIAIKKKVVTDDPFESGLRKILNYGHTIGHAIESYFLEIPGQRLLHGEAIALGMICEAFLSHKFTGLSSQALEEITNYLIHVYNPVKIDPQLFEVILGLTLQDKKNEGGVVQFSLLKEIGTCAINIPIGIPDMIDSMFYLNEKIG encoded by the coding sequence ATGAAAAACCACAACACCGAAGTAACTACTGACATTCAGAAGAGTCTCTCTACTTTTTTGGCCAACAAGCAATACAGCAAAATCGCGATCCTAGTTGACGAAAACACAGAAGAGCACTGTCTGCCCAAGTTGATCGACTGCCTCCCAGATCACTACCTCATCACTATCCGCAGCGGTGAAGAGAACAAGAACCTATCGACATGTGAGGACATTTGGATGGCATTGACAGAAGCTGGTTTTGACCGCAAGGGGCTAATGATAAACCTAGGAGGTGGGGTAATCGGAGACATGGGTGGTTTTGTGGCAAGTACCTACAAGCGTGGATTTGAGTTTCTCAATATCCCGACCACTCTCCTCTCTCAAGTAGACGCAAGTGTCGGCGGCAAACTTGGTATTGATTTTCATGGATTCAAAAACCACATCGGCATTTTCAACGAACCACAAAACGTCCTGATATACACGGGATTCTACCAGACTCTGCCTCAAGAAGAAATTCGCTCGGGATTTGGAGAAGTGATCAAACACGGCCTAATCTACGATGCAGCCTATTGGGAGCAAGTCAAAACAATCAATCCATATGATCAAGACTGGACAGATATCGTGGCACACTCGATCGCCATCAAAAAAAAGGTCGTCACAGATGATCCGTTCGAATCTGGTTTGAGAAAAATACTAAATTATGGACACACCATCGGACATGCCATCGAATCCTATTTTTTGGAGATCCCAGGCCAAAGGTTGTTGCATGGAGAAGCCATTGCCCTCGGCATGATCTGTGAAGCCTTCCTCTCTCACAAGTTTACTGGACTCTCCTCTCAGGCCCTAGAAGAAATCACCAATTACCTCATACATGTATACAACCCTGTCAAGATCGATCCACAGCTGTTTGAGGTGATTTTGGGCTTGACCCTCCAAGACAAAAAAAATGAAGGCGGAGTGGTACAGTTCAGTCTATTGAAAGAAATAGGGACATGTGCTATCAACATTCCGATAGGGATACCGGACATGATTGATAGCATGTTTTATCTCAACGAAAAAATCGGATAA
- a CDS encoding response regulator transcription factor, with the protein MLDSKVVRIVIADDHPLLLQGLKELLHQKGNVELLGAASDGATALKLILDSQPDIALLDIEMPYLSGLSIADECRKKQLDTKFILLSYHKEPDLIAQAKSLNIAGYILKEDTSTEIFKCIDEVMQGNSYYSPSILSTTTTTDSKKTVNLDLLSSSEKKILKLVASQCSSQMIAERLHISERTVEKHRSNIISKLNLAGQSNSLSLWAVEQRSLIMAL; encoded by the coding sequence ATGCTTGATTCTAAAGTAGTACGCATCGTAATCGCAGATGATCACCCGCTGTTGTTGCAGGGGTTGAAAGAACTACTGCATCAAAAAGGTAATGTAGAATTGTTGGGAGCTGCAAGCGATGGTGCCACAGCTTTAAAATTGATCTTAGATAGCCAACCTGACATTGCTCTATTGGATATTGAAATGCCCTATTTGAGTGGGTTGTCCATTGCTGATGAGTGCAGAAAAAAACAGCTAGACACTAAATTCATTCTCCTATCCTATCACAAAGAGCCCGACTTGATCGCACAAGCGAAAAGTCTCAACATAGCGGGCTATATCCTAAAAGAAGATACCAGTACAGAAATATTCAAATGTATAGATGAGGTCATGCAGGGCAATTCTTATTACAGCCCGTCGATTCTCTCAACTACCACTACCACCGATAGCAAAAAGACCGTCAATTTGGATTTGCTTTCATCATCAGAAAAAAAAATCCTCAAACTTGTAGCCAGTCAATGTAGCTCTCAAATGATAGCCGAAAGACTTCATATCTCTGAACGAACGGTAGAAAAGCACAGAAGCAACATTATCAGCAAGCTAAACCTAGCAGGTCAATCAAATAGTCTTTCGTTGTGGGCGGTAGAGCAGAGGTCTCTAATAATGGCTCTATAA
- a CDS encoding nitrate/nitrite transporter gives MTQNQTLGTIVVAQFLCTSIWFAGNAVIDQWVSCFGFSDQALSQLTSGVQFGFIMGTLSYALLNLTDKYSPSRVFFISAVLAALCNISLIVLPPTLGGFTLLRFGVGFFLAGIYPVGMKIAADYFKTGLGQSLGFLVGALVIGTALPHLLRGAWLALPWQAVIGTTSGLCLFGGLWIGLAVPDGPYRTGVQKIILSKTFEIFRDKQFRTAAIGYFGHMWELYTFWALVPAMLHWYQNLHSETTLPMNLPLLSFGIIAVGAVACFVAGKLSNRIPSETIAYVSLFGSALCCLLSPLLFDVDSFGLFYSYLLIWGMLVIADSPMFSTLVAQNAPTHLKGSALTIVNCIGFSLTIVSIQVMSHLNHVLTLPILAIGPVLGLAIHLRSKSPSRR, from the coding sequence TTGACACAAAACCAAACACTGGGCACCATAGTTGTCGCCCAGTTTCTTTGTACTTCGATCTGGTTTGCTGGCAATGCCGTCATCGACCAATGGGTGTCCTGCTTCGGCTTCTCCGATCAGGCACTCAGTCAGCTTACCTCTGGTGTACAGTTTGGCTTCATTATGGGGACGCTTTCTTATGCCCTCCTCAACCTTACAGACAAATACTCCCCTTCCCGCGTTTTCTTCATCAGTGCAGTACTGGCCGCTCTTTGCAACATTTCCTTGATTGTATTGCCTCCGACTTTAGGAGGATTTACTCTCCTTCGTTTTGGAGTAGGCTTCTTCCTAGCAGGCATCTACCCCGTAGGAATGAAAATCGCAGCGGACTATTTCAAAACTGGTTTAGGTCAATCTTTGGGTTTTTTGGTAGGTGCACTCGTCATCGGAACCGCCCTACCCCATTTGCTACGTGGCGCATGGCTTGCCTTGCCTTGGCAAGCAGTCATTGGGACTACATCTGGGCTTTGTCTATTCGGTGGTCTATGGATAGGTCTGGCTGTACCTGATGGACCTTACAGGACTGGGGTTCAGAAAATCATCCTATCCAAGACCTTTGAAATTTTTCGAGACAAACAATTCAGAACGGCAGCCATTGGCTATTTTGGACACATGTGGGAACTCTATACTTTTTGGGCACTCGTGCCAGCAATGCTCCATTGGTACCAAAACCTTCATTCAGAGACGACACTTCCCATGAACCTGCCCTTGTTATCTTTTGGCATCATCGCTGTTGGTGCAGTGGCCTGTTTTGTAGCAGGCAAACTTTCTAATCGTATTCCAAGCGAAACTATCGCTTACGTCAGCCTATTCGGATCTGCCCTCTGCTGCTTACTCTCCCCACTGCTATTTGACGTGGATTCCTTTGGCCTCTTCTACTCCTACTTGCTGATCTGGGGCATGCTGGTGATAGCTGATTCACCTATGTTTTCGACACTAGTCGCTCAAAATGCACCCACGCATCTCAAGGGGAGTGCTTTGACTATCGTCAACTGCATCGGGTTTAGTCTTACCATCGTCAGTATCCAAGTCATGAGCCATCTCAATCATGTACTGACATTACCTATCTTGGCCATTGGTCCCGTACTAGGTCTAGCCATTCATCTACGATCAAAATCACCTAGCCGAAGATAA
- a CDS encoding 3-phosphoshikimate 1-carboxyvinyltransferase encodes MSDSINLAKHQSKLSLTVPLTSSKSESNRALLIRKLGGDQAQLDNLSTARDTVTMTSLLASDSKQLDVLDAGTVMRFMTAYLATGATPRQITGTPRMCMRPIKILAEALNELGANISYLGEEGYPPLDFQPFGTQKTDTLTIPGNISSQYISALLMIAPSLPQGLTIHLEGEIYSRPYIEMTLNLMQHFGVTGTFEGQTIHVASQNYQANSYTIESDWSGASYWYSLVALAEEAEVTLLGLRQKSNQGDSAIAQIMEGMGVKSEFKDNAVVLSKCAQKKHLVIDFKSCPDLAQTVFVCAAIKGVSLEMTGLESLRIKETDRTAAMATELAKLGAKLEESKPGTWILTPAPQDYTVSQPLSFDTYDDHRMAMALAPVCMQYDVIIHEPNVVVKSYPEYWDHLKMAGVKITE; translated from the coding sequence ATGAGTGACTCGATAAATCTCGCAAAGCATCAATCCAAATTGTCTCTGACTGTACCGTTGACTTCATCCAAAAGTGAAAGCAACCGTGCCCTGCTCATCAGAAAACTCGGAGGAGATCAAGCCCAATTGGACAACCTCTCTACTGCGAGAGATACCGTCACCATGACCTCTCTCTTGGCCTCCGATTCCAAACAACTCGATGTACTAGATGCTGGTACTGTCATGCGTTTTATGACAGCCTACCTAGCGACAGGGGCGACCCCACGCCAAATCACAGGAACACCACGCATGTGTATGCGTCCGATCAAGATATTGGCAGAAGCCCTCAACGAACTCGGTGCAAACATCTCCTATCTTGGAGAAGAAGGCTACCCTCCCTTGGATTTCCAGCCCTTTGGCACACAAAAAACGGACACATTGACAATCCCAGGAAATATCAGCAGCCAATACATTTCGGCCTTGCTGATGATCGCTCCCTCCCTACCACAAGGACTCACCATCCATCTGGAAGGGGAGATTTACAGTCGTCCCTACATCGAAATGACTCTCAACCTCATGCAGCATTTTGGTGTGACGGGGACTTTTGAGGGACAAACGATACACGTCGCGTCACAAAACTACCAAGCCAACAGCTACACCATCGAGTCAGATTGGTCTGGCGCGAGCTACTGGTATAGTCTAGTTGCTCTAGCCGAAGAAGCCGAAGTGACACTACTCGGCTTGCGCCAAAAATCCAACCAAGGAGACAGTGCCATCGCCCAAATCATGGAAGGGATGGGAGTCAAGTCTGAATTCAAAGACAATGCAGTCGTACTCTCCAAATGTGCACAAAAAAAACACTTGGTCATCGACTTCAAATCCTGCCCAGATTTGGCCCAAACGGTATTCGTATGTGCGGCCATCAAAGGCGTGAGTCTAGAAATGACTGGTCTAGAAAGTCTACGCATCAAAGAAACGGATCGTACAGCAGCCATGGCTACAGAACTAGCCAAGCTGGGAGCAAAACTCGAAGAATCCAAACCGGGTACTTGGATACTCACACCTGCACCCCAAGATTACACGGTGAGCCAACCGCTCTCCTTCGACACCTATGATGACCACCGCATGGCCATGGCTCTGGCTCCTGTATGTATGCAATACGATGTGATCATCCATGAACCCAATGTCGTCGTAAAGTCCTACCCAGAATACTGGGATCACTTGAAGATGGCTGGAGTTAAAATCACAGAATAA